In Desulfatirhabdium butyrativorans DSM 18734, a genomic segment contains:
- a CDS encoding fatty acid--CoA ligase has product MSYRTIPKTPSAYAYPLLIKNIIEAPMAYAPDQEIVYRDKIRYNYRTLRSRIGQLANVLKSLGVQPGTTVAVMDWDSHRYLECFFAIPMMGAVLHTINIRLSPEQLVYTINHAEDDVILVNSDFLPMLEPVRDQISRVKKFIILTDLDQAPSSSLPVVGEYESLLKQQPAAYDFPDFDENTMATTFYTTGTTGLPKGVYFSHRQLVMHTYALMSGLCAYKSQLKLDSGDVYMPLTPMFHVHAWGIPYLCTMLGTKQVYPGKYEPPVLLKLIMTEKVTFSHCVPTIIHMLVSSPAIKSVDLSHWKVIIGGSALPKGLCKAAMALGINLTSAYGMSETCPLLTAANMKPYMLDWDIDKQVTIRCRTGLAVPLVHLEIVDPEGKPVPHDGKATGEVVVRAPWLTQGYLKDPEKSEMLWERGWLHTGDIGFIDPEGYLQITDRVKDVIKTGGEWISSLQLEDIISQHPAVSEAAVIGIPDEKWGERPMAMVVLREGYKGKITEEELKQFYMKSVDEGLIPKYGVPSKIAIVDTIAKTSVGKINKKQLRQDYKR; this is encoded by the coding sequence ATGAGTTACCGAACGATTCCCAAAACCCCTTCCGCTTATGCCTACCCGCTGCTCATCAAAAACATCATCGAAGCCCCGATGGCCTATGCCCCGGATCAGGAAATCGTCTATCGGGACAAAATCCGTTACAATTATCGTACACTTCGGAGCCGGATCGGTCAACTGGCCAATGTCCTCAAATCATTGGGCGTGCAGCCCGGAACTACCGTTGCTGTGATGGACTGGGACAGCCACCGGTACCTGGAATGTTTCTTCGCCATTCCGATGATGGGTGCGGTACTGCATACCATCAACATCCGACTGTCACCGGAACAGTTGGTTTACACGATCAACCACGCCGAAGACGATGTCATCCTGGTCAATTCCGATTTCCTGCCCATGCTCGAGCCTGTTCGGGACCAGATCAGCCGTGTCAAGAAATTCATCATCCTCACCGATCTGGATCAGGCCCCCTCTTCCAGCCTGCCTGTCGTCGGAGAATATGAAAGCCTGCTCAAGCAGCAACCGGCGGCTTACGATTTTCCGGATTTCGATGAAAACACCATGGCCACCACGTTCTATACTACCGGGACGACCGGTTTGCCCAAGGGCGTCTATTTCAGTCACCGGCAACTGGTGATGCACACCTATGCGCTGATGTCCGGACTGTGCGCCTACAAATCCCAGCTCAAGCTCGACTCGGGTGACGTGTATATGCCCCTGACCCCCATGTTCCATGTCCACGCCTGGGGAATCCCATATCTGTGCACCATGCTCGGCACCAAACAGGTCTATCCCGGAAAATATGAGCCGCCGGTATTGCTCAAGCTGATCATGACCGAAAAAGTGACCTTCTCGCACTGTGTGCCCACCATCATTCACATGCTCGTATCGAGCCCGGCGATCAAGTCTGTGGATCTGTCGCACTGGAAGGTCATCATCGGCGGTTCCGCACTGCCCAAAGGTCTGTGCAAGGCCGCCATGGCTCTGGGCATCAACCTGACATCGGCATACGGCATGTCGGAAACCTGCCCGCTGCTGACCGCAGCCAACATGAAACCTTACATGCTCGACTGGGACATCGACAAACAGGTCACCATTCGATGCCGGACCGGACTTGCCGTTCCGCTGGTTCATCTGGAAATCGTCGATCCGGAAGGAAAACCCGTTCCCCATGATGGCAAAGCCACTGGAGAGGTGGTCGTCCGGGCTCCCTGGCTGACACAGGGATATCTGAAGGATCCGGAAAAAAGCGAAATGCTCTGGGAACGCGGCTGGCTGCATACGGGGGATATCGGTTTCATCGATCCGGAAGGCTATCTGCAGATCACCGATCGGGTCAAGGATGTCATCAAGACAGGCGGCGAATGGATCTCTTCATTGCAGCTCGAGGACATCATCAGCCAGCATCCTGCCGTCAGCGAGGCTGCCGTCATCGGCATTCCCGATGAAAAATGGGGAGAGCGGCCCATGGCCATGGTCGTGTTGCGGGAGGGATACAAGGGGAAAATCACGGAAGAGGAGCTCAAACAATTCTACATGAAGTCCGTCGATGAAGGGCTCATTCCCAAATACGGCGTTCCCAGTAAGATCGCCATCGTTGATACCATCGCCAAGACCAGCGTCGGCAAAATCAACAAGA
- a CDS encoding ATP-binding protein, translating into MSLDLQLQASLENLPRWMEAISLEAEQMGLPEKRIREVELALEEALVNIVSYAYDEPAGKIQIRSFRDDAQSRWLIQITDQGKPFDVAKASDPDIQAPLSEREIGGLGIYLIRKLMDDVSYERRGNRNILTLYVKLPDSTAQNASGIPEPNP; encoded by the coding sequence ATGTCGCTCGATTTGCAATTGCAGGCCTCTCTGGAAAATCTTCCTCGATGGATGGAAGCCATAAGTCTCGAGGCTGAACAGATGGGTCTTCCGGAGAAGCGAATCCGCGAAGTTGAGCTTGCCCTCGAAGAGGCTCTGGTCAACATCGTCAGCTACGCCTATGACGAGCCTGCTGGTAAGATCCAGATTCGCTCCTTTCGCGATGATGCCCAATCCAGGTGGTTGATCCAGATCACGGATCAGGGCAAACCATTCGATGTCGCCAAGGCGTCGGATCCGGACATTCAGGCACCACTCTCAGAAAGAGAAATCGGCGGACTGGGTATCTATCTGATCCGAAAATTGATGGATGACGTATCTTACGAACGAAGAGGGAACCGGAATATCTTGACGCTTTACGTAAAGCTGCCCGATTCGACGGCCCAAAACGCATCCGGAATCCCTGAACCGAACCCTTAA
- the tilS gene encoding tRNA lysidine(34) synthetase TilS yields the protein MMRLAAELERSVRETIRRYRMFDPEDGILVAVSGGPDSVALLHILLALPMLQNHGIGVAHFNHLLRNDASDADAAFVKQLCESLGLPCFLGAFDCRNQPFGPGVSPEDAARKARYRFLFETAQQHGYRKIALGHQADDNAEQVLLALFRGSGLKGVAGIPPVRNGIIVRPLIRIRKKALLDFLRTNDLDWRIDASNADTVFLRNALRHEIMPQLQRRFSDAVPEILNRFAQIASDEDEWVETLITPLMQGIIEPYGPDGIRMLYGPLRPLHRAAQRRIVVRALALLKHNRLHLSFFHVEAILGLLDRSGNRALHLPDGVLVQKTGDEIRLRRVPKRSGRRNRPDPTAGYAYLLTRPEMNRPTRLRIAEANAEILAEILPAGDACDLGDSDQAFFDAAGPRFPLTVRSPRPGDRFWPMGMAGSKKLSRCLMDRKIPREFRSLWPIVVSEGDILWVCGLRRGSAHPVKRWDGAVLRLTVYGIDPNQQPFFSQNACCGNSCLPIGEK from the coding sequence ATGATGCGTCTTGCAGCAGAGCTTGAGCGCAGTGTTCGGGAAACGATCCGGCGCTACCGGATGTTCGATCCGGAGGACGGCATCCTGGTGGCCGTTTCGGGCGGTCCCGACTCGGTCGCCCTGCTCCATATCCTGCTTGCCCTGCCAATGCTTCAAAACCACGGCATCGGCGTCGCCCATTTCAATCACCTGCTGCGAAACGATGCCTCCGATGCCGATGCGGCGTTCGTGAAACAGCTTTGTGAATCGCTTGGCCTTCCCTGCTTCCTGGGAGCCTTCGATTGCCGCAATCAACCCTTTGGGCCAGGCGTTTCGCCGGAAGATGCGGCCAGGAAGGCCCGATACCGCTTTCTGTTTGAAACTGCCCAACAGCACGGATATCGCAAGATCGCTCTGGGCCATCAGGCCGACGACAATGCCGAGCAGGTTCTGCTGGCGCTTTTTCGCGGCAGCGGCCTGAAAGGGGTCGCCGGCATTCCGCCGGTGCGAAACGGCATCATTGTGCGGCCGCTGATCCGGATCCGGAAAAAAGCACTTCTCGATTTTTTACGCACCAATGACTTGGATTGGCGGATCGATGCCTCGAATGCGGATACCGTGTTTTTGCGAAACGCGTTGCGCCATGAAATCATGCCGCAACTGCAGAGGCGTTTTTCCGATGCCGTTCCCGAAATCCTGAACCGTTTCGCACAGATTGCATCCGATGAGGACGAGTGGGTCGAAACGCTCATCACCCCCCTGATGCAAGGCATCATCGAACCATACGGACCGGATGGCATTCGGATGCTCTACGGGCCGCTTCGGCCGTTGCACCGGGCGGCGCAACGGCGAATCGTCGTTCGGGCGCTGGCCTTGCTGAAACACAATCGGCTGCACCTGAGTTTTTTTCATGTCGAAGCGATCCTGGGGCTTCTGGATCGATCGGGGAATCGCGCGCTCCATCTTCCCGATGGCGTTCTGGTGCAGAAGACCGGAGACGAGATTCGGTTGCGGCGGGTTCCCAAGCGATCCGGCAGGCGGAATCGGCCCGATCCGACTGCCGGATATGCCTACTTGCTGACCAGACCGGAGATGAACCGGCCTACGCGCTTGCGCATTGCCGAGGCCAACGCAGAAATTCTGGCGGAAATTCTGCCGGCAGGCGACGCGTGCGATCTGGGGGACTCAGATCAGGCTTTTTTCGACGCTGCGGGACCGCGCTTTCCGCTGACCGTTCGGAGCCCCAGGCCGGGAGATCGCTTTTGGCCCATGGGTATGGCCGGGTCCAAAAAACTGAGCCGATGCTTGATGGACAGAAAAATTCCCCGTGAGTTCAGAAGTCTTTGGCCGATTGTCGTTTCTGAAGGCGATATCCTGTGGGTGTGCGGCCTCAGAAGGGGCAGCGCCCATCCCGTCAAGCGATGGGACGGGGCCGTTTTGCGGCTGACCGTATACGGCATCGATCCGAATCAGCAGCCTTTTTTCAGCCAAAATGCGTGCTGTGGCAATTCTTGCTTGCCTATTGGGGAAAAATGA
- the ftsH gene encoding ATP-dependent zinc metalloprotease FtsH yields the protein MNPFYKNLALWLVITLMMIMLYNLFNQQHSSEANLTYSEFLSLVEDGRIRDVLIQGQELVITDSNHNRFKVYAPQDPGMIDFLRKKGVSIAVKPPAESPWYMSLLVSWFPMIVLIGVWIFFMRQMQAGGGKAMSFGKSRARLLSESSDKITFDDVAGIDEAKEELTEIVDFLKDPKRYTRLGGRIPKGVLLMGPPGTGKTLLARAIAGEAGVPFFSISGSDFVEMFVGVGASRVRDLFVQGKKNAPCIIFIDEIDAVGRHRGAGLGGGHDEREQTLNQLLVEMDGFESNEGVILISATNRPDVLDPALLRPGRFDRQVVVPLPDIKGREKILQVHMKKSPMAPEVNVTTLAKGTPGFSGADLENLVNEAALLAAKRNKERVDMIDLEDAKDKVYMGLERKSKVIREEDRKTTAYHEAGHALVARFLPGTHAVNKITIIPRGRAAGITWFLPEEQDFKFKDQLESELSVAFGGRAAEEIIFDRISTGAANDIKQATELAQNMVRSWGMSSLGPLSFAKNEEQIFLGREIAQHRDYSEETARRIDSEIATFINNAYERAKTVLQENIDVLHKLSALLLEKETVMGSELDQLIRSLKPDFIFPSPHLEEMTGPEIVVETETAAEPPANGNPPSEQKQEKAGDV from the coding sequence TTGAATCCGTTTTACAAGAATCTGGCTCTGTGGCTGGTCATCACCCTGATGATGATCATGCTTTACAACCTGTTCAATCAGCAGCATTCCAGCGAAGCCAATCTCACCTACAGCGAATTCCTCTCCCTGGTGGAAGACGGCCGCATTCGTGATGTCCTCATCCAGGGTCAGGAGTTGGTCATTACGGACAGCAACCACAACCGGTTCAAGGTATATGCGCCTCAGGACCCCGGAATGATCGATTTCCTCCGGAAAAAAGGGGTTTCCATCGCCGTGAAACCACCGGCCGAATCTCCCTGGTATATGTCGCTTCTCGTATCCTGGTTCCCGATGATCGTGCTGATCGGGGTATGGATTTTTTTCATGCGGCAGATGCAAGCCGGAGGCGGAAAGGCCATGTCTTTCGGGAAGAGCCGTGCCAGGCTGCTTTCGGAATCCTCCGATAAAATCACCTTCGACGATGTGGCCGGTATCGACGAAGCCAAGGAAGAACTGACGGAAATCGTCGATTTTCTGAAAGACCCCAAACGGTATACCCGTCTGGGGGGCCGCATTCCCAAAGGCGTCCTGCTGATGGGCCCTCCGGGAACCGGAAAGACTTTGCTGGCCCGGGCAATTGCCGGTGAAGCCGGCGTGCCGTTTTTTTCCATCAGTGGATCGGATTTCGTCGAAATGTTCGTCGGCGTCGGCGCTTCGCGGGTGCGGGACCTGTTCGTTCAGGGAAAGAAGAACGCCCCCTGCATCATCTTCATCGACGAGATCGATGCCGTCGGACGCCATCGGGGGGCGGGGCTTGGCGGCGGGCATGACGAGCGGGAACAGACCCTCAATCAGCTTCTGGTGGAAATGGACGGTTTCGAATCGAACGAAGGGGTGATTCTCATTTCGGCCACCAACCGCCCCGATGTCCTCGATCCCGCCCTGCTTCGACCCGGACGTTTCGACCGCCAGGTTGTCGTTCCCCTTCCGGACATCAAGGGAAGGGAGAAGATCCTTCAGGTTCACATGAAAAAATCGCCGATGGCCCCCGAGGTCAATGTAACGACTCTGGCCAAGGGAACACCGGGATTTTCGGGAGCGGATCTGGAAAACCTTGTGAACGAAGCCGCTCTTCTGGCAGCCAAACGCAACAAGGAACGGGTGGACATGATCGATCTCGAGGACGCAAAAGACAAAGTCTACATGGGACTCGAGCGAAAATCCAAGGTCATCCGGGAAGAAGACCGCAAAACGACGGCCTATCACGAGGCTGGGCATGCCCTGGTGGCCCGCTTCCTTCCAGGCACGCATGCCGTCAACAAGATCACGATCATTCCTCGGGGAAGGGCTGCCGGTATTACCTGGTTTCTGCCGGAAGAGCAGGATTTCAAGTTCAAGGATCAACTGGAAAGCGAATTGTCGGTGGCCTTCGGCGGGAGGGCTGCCGAGGAAATCATTTTCGATCGCATCAGCACGGGTGCCGCCAACGATATCAAGCAGGCAACGGAGTTGGCGCAGAACATGGTTCGATCCTGGGGTATGAGCTCACTCGGGCCGCTTTCTTTCGCCAAGAACGAAGAGCAGATCTTTCTCGGCAGGGAAATCGCTCAGCACCGGGATTACTCCGAGGAAACCGCCCGGAGGATCGACAGCGAAATCGCCACGTTCATCAACAATGCTTACGAGCGGGCCAAAACCGTATTGCAGGAAAATATCGATGTGCTGCACAAATTATCGGCCCTGCTGCTGGAAAAAGAAACCGTGATGGGAAGTGAGTTGGATCAGTTGATTCGATCACTGAAGCCCGATTTCATCTTTCCCTCCCCGCATCTGGAGGAAATGACAGGCCCGGAGATTGTCGTAGAAACGGAAACAGCGGCGGAACCGCCTGCAAACGGCAATCCGCCATCGGAGCAAAAGCAGGAAAAAGCTGGTGATGTCTGA
- the folP gene encoding dihydropteroate synthase, translating to MSERMFRLQWDRWTLDLGSARTCLMGILNVTPDSFSDGGEFFEQEDAVSQGLRLEDQGADILDIGGESTRPFSDLVSAEEEIRRVVPVIEALAGRVSIPISIDTNKAAVARRALDAGAAIINDIGALRLDPEMAPLAAARKLPIVLMHMLGVPKTMQVAPHYDEVVTDIRDFLAQAIDRATQAGIARDRIIIDPGIGFGKTLVHNLAIIRRLPEISSLDCPILMGPSRKAFVRNILKNASSKGSDPERDRIIDGTMGAVAACIWNGAHILRVHDVGRVRAMADVIDAIRTAQ from the coding sequence ATGTCTGAGAGAATGTTTCGGCTTCAATGGGATCGCTGGACACTCGATCTGGGATCGGCCAGAACCTGTCTGATGGGGATCCTCAATGTCACACCGGATTCCTTTTCGGACGGCGGCGAATTTTTCGAACAGGAGGATGCCGTATCGCAGGGACTGCGGCTGGAAGATCAGGGCGCAGACATTCTGGATATCGGCGGAGAATCGACGCGCCCGTTTTCCGATCTGGTGTCCGCAGAGGAAGAAATCCGACGGGTGGTTCCGGTGATTGAAGCGCTTGCCGGAAGGGTATCGATTCCCATTTCCATCGATACAAACAAGGCGGCTGTGGCCAGGCGGGCGCTTGATGCCGGGGCTGCCATCATCAACGACATCGGCGCCTTGCGACTCGATCCCGAAATGGCGCCGCTGGCTGCCGCGCGCAAGCTCCCGATCGTTCTCATGCACATGCTGGGGGTGCCAAAAACCATGCAGGTGGCCCCCCATTATGATGAGGTGGTCACAGACATTCGCGACTTTCTGGCCCAGGCCATTGATCGGGCCACCCAGGCCGGGATCGCACGGGATCGCATCATCATCGATCCGGGCATCGGTTTCGGAAAAACCCTCGTTCATAATCTTGCCATTATTCGGAGACTTCCGGAAATTTCATCCCTCGATTGTCCGATCCTGATGGGGCCCAGCCGCAAAGCCTTTGTGCGCAACATCCTGAAGAATGCATCATCCAAAGGGAGTGATCCCGAACGGGACCGGATCATCGACGGAACAATGGGCGCCGTTGCCGCCTGTATCTGGAACGGCGCGCACATTCTTCGGGTACACGACGTGGGCCGCGTGAGGGCCATGGCGGATGTGATCGACGCCATTCGTACAGCACAATGA
- a CDS encoding type III pantothenate kinase codes for MLLLVIDVGNTNIVMGVYDGDRLVNHWRVRTERNMTEDEFHLLATGLFERAGIETSAIRKTIISSVVPPMVNILDAFCNRYLHHAPVWVDARTFTGMPILYKNPAEVGADRIVNAVAAYERYRCALIVIDFGTATTFDVISAQGEYLGGAISPGIMIAAEALFQKASKLPRVELLRPPERAIGTDTAASMQSGILYGYAGLVDGMVARIQSELGRSAKVIATGGLAPLMAGIAHSIESVQPDITLEGLKLISERM; via the coding sequence ATGCTTCTTCTGGTTATCGATGTCGGCAACACCAATATCGTGATGGGCGTCTACGACGGGGATCGGCTGGTCAACCACTGGCGGGTGAGAACCGAACGAAATATGACGGAAGACGAGTTTCACCTATTGGCCACGGGCCTCTTCGAACGGGCAGGCATCGAGACAAGCGCCATCCGGAAAACGATTATCTCCAGTGTTGTTCCCCCCATGGTGAACATCCTCGATGCCTTCTGCAACCGCTACCTGCATCATGCCCCTGTATGGGTGGATGCCAGGACCTTCACCGGCATGCCCATCCTCTATAAAAATCCCGCCGAGGTCGGGGCCGATCGTATCGTCAATGCCGTAGCCGCTTATGAGCGTTACCGGTGCGCGCTCATCGTCATCGATTTCGGTACCGCAACCACTTTCGATGTCATATCCGCTCAGGGTGAATATCTGGGCGGGGCCATCTCCCCCGGAATCATGATTGCTGCAGAAGCCCTCTTCCAGAAAGCATCCAAACTCCCCCGCGTCGAATTGCTCCGACCTCCGGAGCGCGCCATTGGAACGGATACGGCAGCCAGCATGCAATCCGGCATCCTCTATGGCTATGCCGGTCTGGTGGATGGCATGGTGGCACGCATTCAATCGGAATTGGGCCGTAGCGCCAAGGTCATTGCCACGGGCGGTCTTGCGCCGCTGATGGCCGGAATCGCCCATTCCATCGAATCCGTTCAGCCGGATATCACCCTCGAAGGACTCAAGCTGATCAGCGAGCGCATGTAA